From one Microthrixaceae bacterium genomic stretch:
- a CDS encoding ATP synthase subunit I translates to MRDTGPAVEREVAGDLIRRGVRALPIFLAVGFVGWGVDGILSVAFAAGLILANFWVSAALLAWAARTSYSLLMGVTLFGFLVRLGAIVGAVMAVRHMDWVAAWPLGATLIVAHLGLLFWEARFVSASLAFPGLKPGSEE, encoded by the coding sequence GGCCCCGCCGTCGAGCGTGAGGTAGCCGGCGACCTGATTCGCCGTGGCGTCCGCGCCCTGCCGATCTTCTTGGCGGTGGGCTTCGTGGGTTGGGGCGTCGACGGGATCCTGTCGGTCGCCTTCGCCGCCGGACTGATCCTGGCCAACTTCTGGGTGTCGGCCGCCCTGCTCGCATGGGCCGCTCGCACCTCCTACAGCCTGCTGATGGGCGTCACCCTCTTCGGGTTCCTCGTACGCCTGGGCGCCATCGTCGGCGCCGTCATGGCGGTGCGCCACATGGACTGGGTGGCCGCATGGCCCCTCGGTGCCACGCTCATCGTCGCCCACCTCGGCCTTCTCTTCTGGGAAGCCCGTTTCGTTTCCGCCTCACTGGCCTTCCCTGGCCTCAAGCCCGGTTCTGAGGAGTAG
- the atpB gene encoding F0F1 ATP synthase subunit A codes for MFGEGTFYAFNKVALICVLATVMTYLVFILGNKKQLVPGRAQSLAEISVEFIEDGIVKENIGDHHTGWTPVLMATFFFIFFTNIFEIIPIFQMPASAQIAVPMMLAVFGFFCYVGAGIKAQGPLGYLKSSLFPPGLPVPLYILITPIEFVSTFLVRPFSLMVRLFANLLAGHMLLVTFATLSAGLFTAKWYAIFLPLPAFAMVFFTAFEVLVSFLQAYVFTLLLSVYIGLSIHADH; via the coding sequence ATGTTCGGCGAGGGCACCTTCTACGCCTTCAACAAGGTTGCGCTCATCTGCGTGCTGGCCACCGTGATGACCTACCTGGTCTTCATCCTGGGCAACAAGAAGCAGCTTGTGCCCGGTCGGGCCCAGAGCCTCGCTGAGATCTCGGTCGAGTTCATCGAGGACGGCATCGTCAAGGAGAACATCGGAGACCACCACACCGGGTGGACCCCGGTGCTGATGGCCACCTTCTTCTTCATCTTCTTCACCAACATCTTCGAGATCATCCCGATCTTCCAGATGCCGGCCTCGGCCCAGATCGCCGTGCCCATGATGCTCGCGGTGTTCGGCTTCTTCTGCTACGTAGGCGCTGGAATCAAGGCGCAGGGCCCTCTCGGCTACCTCAAGTCATCGCTGTTCCCGCCCGGCCTGCCGGTGCCGCTCTACATCCTGATCACCCCCATCGAGTTCGTCTCCACCTTCTTGGTGCGCCCCTTCTCCCTGATGGTGCGTCTCTTCGCCAACCTGTTGGCCGGGCACATGCTCCTGGTCACCTTCGCCACGCTCTCCGCCGGCCTGTTCACCGCCAAGTGGTACGCCATCTTCCTGCCGCTGCCGGCCTTCGCCATGGTGTTCTTCACGGCGTTCGAGGTCCTGGTGTCGTTCCTCCAGGCCTACGTCTTCACCCTGCTCCTGTCCGTCTACATCGGACTGTCGATCCACGCGGATCACTGA
- the atpE gene encoding ATP synthase F0 subunit C: MLLAEITNKGAAAIGYGIGALGPGIGIGYLVGQAVQSMARQPEAAGMVRTTMFLGVAFVEALALIGFVVFFLAGS, encoded by the coding sequence ATGCTCCTCGCAGAGATCACCAACAAGGGCGCTGCTGCCATCGGTTACGGCATCGGAGCCCTCGGCCCCGGTATCGGCATCGGCTACCTGGTCGGCCAGGCCGTCCAGTCCATGGCTCGTCAGCCCGAGGCCGCCGGCATGGTCCGTACCACCATGTTCCTGGGCGTCGCCTTCGTCGAGGCCCTGGCCCTCATCGGCTTCGTGGTCTTCTTCCTCGCCGGCTCCTGA
- the atpF gene encoding F0F1 ATP synthase subunit B — translation MRRFRLLFAATAVIVLGLFGSARVASAQEEGGHEEGPTAISVPAEELAAEEGGHELSHAAHACIEEIEAANSIDVDCQQAPNPLLPETHEIFWGSFGFVVVMLGMWKFALPAMRTSLDARADRIRTDLESAEAQRTEASDILAQYQAQLADARNESVRIIEEARQTADEMKRDLQARTEAEIAEMRARATGEIEAAKTQAIADLRGEVAALAIGAAEQVVERNLDRDTNVALIESYINQVGASR, via the coding sequence ATGAGACGATTCCGTCTGCTGTTCGCAGCTACCGCGGTCATTGTCCTTGGCCTCTTCGGGTCGGCCCGCGTGGCCTCGGCCCAGGAGGAAGGCGGTCATGAGGAGGGCCCTACGGCCATCTCCGTGCCTGCCGAAGAGCTTGCCGCCGAAGAAGGTGGCCACGAGCTCTCCCATGCGGCTCACGCCTGCATCGAGGAGATCGAGGCCGCCAACTCCATCGACGTCGATTGCCAGCAGGCCCCCAACCCGCTGCTCCCCGAGACCCACGAGATCTTCTGGGGATCGTTCGGCTTCGTTGTGGTGATGCTCGGCATGTGGAAGTTCGCTCTTCCCGCCATGCGGACTTCGCTCGACGCCCGCGCCGACCGCATCCGCACCGACCTCGAGTCGGCGGAGGCCCAGCGCACCGAGGCCAGCGACATCCTCGCCCAGTACCAGGCCCAGCTGGCCGATGCCCGCAACGAGTCGGTTCGCATCATCGAAGAGGCCCGTCAGACGGCAGATGAGATGAAGCGTGACCTCCAGGCCCGCACCGAGGCGGAGATCGCCGAGATGAGGGCCCGGGCCACCGGTGAGATCGAAGCCGCCAAGACCCAGGCCATCGCCGACCTCCGAGGCGAGGTGGCCGCCCTGGCCATCGGCGCCGCCGAGCAGGTCGTCGAGCGCAACCTCGATCGTGACACCAACGTGGCGCTCATCGAGTCCTACATCAACCAGGTGGGAGCGTCCCGCTGA
- the atpH gene encoding ATP synthase F1 subunit delta, translating into MSDDRTTAYAEALFAVARSEGPLSEVEDELFRVAQVVRGNDELRDKLADPHIPVAVRQQIVVDLLGGKALPVTTSLVSMVVGTGRVRDLPAIVDQLVAMSAAEANKEVAEVRSAIALTDDQKSRLADALGRATGKQVEIKVIIDPSLKGGVVAQVGDTVIDGSIRRRLDQLRNAL; encoded by the coding sequence ATGTCCGACGACCGCACCACGGCATACGCCGAGGCCCTATTCGCGGTCGCTCGGTCCGAAGGCCCGCTCAGCGAGGTCGAGGACGAGCTGTTCCGGGTGGCCCAGGTGGTGCGGGGCAATGACGAGCTTCGTGACAAGCTCGCGGACCCCCACATCCCTGTGGCCGTCCGTCAGCAGATCGTCGTCGACCTCCTCGGCGGCAAGGCCCTACCCGTCACCACGAGCCTCGTCTCGATGGTGGTGGGCACCGGCCGGGTCCGTGACCTGCCCGCCATCGTCGACCAACTGGTGGCGATGTCGGCAGCGGAAGCCAACAAGGAGGTGGCCGAGGTTCGTTCGGCCATCGCCCTCACCGACGACCAGAAGTCCCGCCTTGCCGACGCTCTCGGCCGGGCCACGGGCAAGCAGGTCGAGATCAAGGTCATCATCGATCCGTCCCTCAAGGGCGGCGTGGTGGCCCAGGTCGGAGACACCGTCATCGACGGTTCCATCCGCCGTCGCCTCGATCAGCTCCGCAACGCCCTCTAG
- a CDS encoding F0F1 ATP synthase subunit alpha, whose amino-acid sequence MAELTINTEDITAALRKNLEGFTPDVTAAQVGRVLEVGDGIATIGGLPDCAVNEMLEFADGTIGLALNLDEESIGAVVLGEVGNIEEGQVVRATGEILSVPCGDGLLGRVVNTLGEPVDGKGPLVGTQQRRMEIQAPGILGRKPVHEPLQTGIKAIDAMTPIGRGQRELIIGDRKTGKTAVAIDTILNQKGLGVKCVYVAIGQRASSVAQTVATLEARGAMDYTVVVVAPASDPAPYKYLAPYTGCAFGQHWMENSEHALVVYDDLSKQAEAYRAVSLLLRRPPGREAYPGDVFYLHSRLLERAAKLSDANRAGSMTALPIIETKAGDISAYIPTNVISITDGQVFLDDDLFKSGNRPAINVGQSVSRVGGAAQIKAMRAAVGSLKGDLAQFRELEAFASMGSELDAVSQATLDRGQRLTELLKQGLNSPLPVEEQVVVLYAGTSGYVDPVPVPEVRRYEADLLAWMRTRHAGLLAGIRDTGQLDEDALKAALAEFGNDFVAGTAESSVPVAQVVAAPGPNDVPASGNPEGQ is encoded by the coding sequence ATGGCCGAGCTCACCATCAACACCGAAGACATCACCGCCGCCCTCCGAAAGAACCTCGAGGGCTTCACGCCCGACGTGACCGCTGCCCAGGTGGGCCGCGTTCTCGAGGTGGGCGACGGCATCGCCACCATTGGTGGTCTGCCCGACTGCGCCGTGAACGAGATGCTCGAGTTCGCCGATGGCACCATCGGTCTGGCGCTCAACCTCGACGAGGAGTCGATCGGCGCCGTGGTCCTCGGCGAAGTCGGCAACATCGAGGAGGGCCAGGTAGTTCGGGCCACCGGTGAGATTCTCTCGGTACCCTGCGGCGACGGTCTGCTCGGCCGGGTGGTCAACACCCTGGGCGAGCCCGTCGACGGCAAGGGCCCGCTGGTCGGCACCCAGCAGCGGCGCATGGAGATCCAGGCGCCGGGCATCCTCGGCCGCAAGCCGGTGCACGAGCCGCTCCAGACCGGTATCAAGGCCATCGACGCCATGACCCCCATCGGGCGGGGCCAGCGTGAGTTGATCATCGGTGACCGCAAGACCGGCAAGACCGCCGTGGCCATCGACACCATCTTGAACCAGAAGGGTCTGGGCGTTAAGTGCGTCTACGTGGCCATCGGCCAGCGGGCGTCCTCGGTGGCCCAGACGGTGGCCACCCTCGAGGCCCGCGGCGCCATGGACTACACCGTCGTCGTGGTGGCGCCGGCTTCGGATCCGGCTCCCTACAAGTACCTCGCCCCCTACACCGGCTGTGCCTTCGGCCAGCACTGGATGGAGAACAGCGAGCACGCCTTGGTCGTCTACGACGATCTCTCGAAGCAGGCCGAGGCCTACCGTGCCGTATCTCTGCTGCTGCGTCGTCCCCCGGGGCGCGAGGCCTACCCAGGCGACGTCTTCTACCTGCACAGCCGGCTGCTGGAACGGGCCGCCAAGCTCAGCGACGCCAACCGCGCCGGCTCCATGACCGCCCTCCCGATCATCGAGACCAAGGCCGGCGACATCTCGGCCTACATCCCCACCAACGTGATCTCGATCACCGACGGTCAGGTGTTCCTCGACGACGACCTGTTCAAGTCCGGCAACCGACCGGCCATCAACGTTGGTCAGTCGGTGAGCCGAGTGGGTGGTGCGGCCCAGATCAAGGCCATGCGCGCCGCGGTCGGCTCCCTCAAGGGTGACCTGGCCCAGTTCCGTGAGCTGGAGGCCTTCGCCTCCATGGGCTCGGAGCTCGACGCCGTTTCCCAGGCCACGCTGGATCGTGGTCAGCGCCTCACCGAGCTCCTCAAGCAGGGGCTCAACTCGCCGTTGCCCGTCGAGGAGCAGGTCGTAGTGCTCTACGCCGGCACCAGCGGCTACGTGGACCCGGTGCCGGTACCCGAGGTGCGGCGCTACGAGGCTGACCTGCTGGCTTGGATGCGCACCCGCCACGCCGGTCTGCTGGCCGGCATCCGTGACACCGGTCAGCTCGACGAGGACGCGCTGAAGGCTGCACTCGCCGAGTTCGGCAACGACTTCGTCGCCGGCACCGCCGAGTCGTCGGTGCCGGTTGCCCAGGTCGTAGCCGCTCCCGGACCCAACGACGTTCCGGCCTCCGGAAACCCCGAAGGTCAGTAG
- a CDS encoding F0F1 ATP synthase subunit gamma — translation MAGGKERALRRRIKSVQSTKKITKAMELISASRIAKAQERVQAARPYADRITGVIRNLAAAGAGGDSPLLNAREEISTIAYVVVAADRGLAGGYNSAVIRGAERAMAADEAAGRSTALITVGKKPTGYFRFRGHEIAASFTGFSDNPTYEDAREVARYVAERFDSGEYSEVHIAYTRFITMGSQSAEIVRYMPLDTSAMTDGDSAEAGPSADYEFEPGPDAILERLLPRYAEARLYAAMLDAAASEHAARQRAMKSATENAEEMIVKLSRVMNRARQDAITTEIMEIVGGAEALRQAATDGSDLLVDQVNVDDVFPARTGTTGEPARPLHFAAGDQS, via the coding sequence ATGGCCGGTGGTAAGGAGCGGGCCCTCCGACGGAGGATCAAGTCCGTTCAGTCGACCAAGAAGATCACCAAGGCGATGGAGCTGATCTCAGCTAGCCGGATCGCCAAGGCTCAGGAGCGGGTCCAGGCGGCTCGCCCCTACGCCGATCGGATCACCGGTGTGATCCGCAACCTGGCCGCGGCTGGTGCTGGTGGAGATTCGCCTCTGCTCAACGCCAGGGAAGAGATCTCGACCATCGCCTACGTGGTGGTTGCTGCCGACCGCGGCCTGGCCGGTGGCTACAACTCGGCGGTGATCCGTGGTGCGGAGCGGGCCATGGCCGCCGACGAGGCTGCCGGACGCTCGACCGCTCTGATCACGGTCGGCAAGAAGCCGACCGGCTACTTCCGCTTCCGAGGTCACGAGATCGCGGCCAGCTTCACCGGGTTCAGTGACAACCCGACTTATGAGGACGCTCGCGAGGTGGCTCGGTACGTGGCCGAGCGCTTCGATTCCGGTGAGTACTCCGAAGTCCACATCGCCTACACCCGTTTCATCACCATGGGTAGCCAGTCCGCCGAGATCGTGCGCTACATGCCGCTCGACACGTCGGCCATGACCGATGGCGACAGCGCCGAGGCCGGACCGTCGGCAGATTACGAATTCGAGCCCGGCCCCGATGCCATCCTCGAACGCTTGCTACCCCGCTACGCCGAGGCCCGTCTCTACGCCGCCATGCTCGACGCCGCGGCGTCCGAGCACGCCGCCCGTCAGCGGGCCATGAAGTCGGCGACCGAAAACGCCGAAGAGATGATCGTCAAGCTGAGCCGGGTCATGAACCGGGCCCGCCAGGACGCCATCACCACCGAGATCATGGAGATCGTCGGCGGCGCCGAGGCCTTGCGCCAGGCCGCCACCGACGGATCCGACCTGCTCGTCGACCAGGTCAATGTCGACGACGTATTCCCCGCCCGTACCGGTACCACCGGCGAGCCCGCCCGCCCCCTCCACTTTGCCGCAGGAGACCAGTCATGA
- the atpD gene encoding F0F1 ATP synthase subunit beta — protein sequence MTITNEPAIQRKDGRVVTVAGPVVDVEFPSDSIPEINSCLSMTIEVDGKPNEVRAEVAQQIGDNRVRAICLKPTDGLRRGTAVRNTGAGITVPVGDKVLGHVFNVIGEPLDISSEELGEVADRWEIHRPAPDFDTLEPSAIMFETGIKVIDLLTPYKQGGKIGLFGGAGVGKTVLITEMIRRVAQNHGGVSVFAGVGERTREGTDLFLEMGESGVLEKAALCFGQMDEPPGVRLRVALSALTMAEYFRDVQQQDVLLFVDNIFRFTQAGSEVSTLLGRMPSAVGYQPTLADEMGVLQERITSTRGRSITSLQAVYVPADDYTDPAPFTSFTHFDGTTELSRDIAALGIYPAVDPLASSSTILAPEIVGDRHYNVARKVQQVLQRYKELQDIIAILGLDELSEEDKVVVSRARKVQRFLSQPMYVAEVFTGLPGVTTPVEETVDSFEQLVNGDLDDLPEQAFLNVGGAEAARAKAAELRKSAGE from the coding sequence ATGACCATCACCAACGAGCCCGCGATCCAGCGCAAGGACGGCCGGGTCGTGACCGTCGCCGGCCCGGTGGTAGACGTCGAGTTCCCTTCGGACTCGATCCCCGAGATCAACTCGTGCCTGTCCATGACCATCGAGGTCGACGGCAAGCCCAACGAGGTGAGGGCCGAGGTCGCCCAGCAGATCGGCGACAACCGGGTGCGGGCCATCTGCCTGAAGCCGACCGACGGCCTTCGCCGCGGCACCGCTGTGCGTAACACCGGTGCCGGAATCACCGTCCCGGTGGGTGACAAGGTCCTCGGTCACGTGTTCAACGTGATCGGTGAGCCGCTCGACATCTCGTCGGAAGAACTAGGTGAGGTTGCGGATCGGTGGGAGATCCACCGCCCCGCCCCCGACTTCGACACCCTCGAGCCCTCGGCCATCATGTTCGAGACCGGCATCAAGGTCATCGACCTCCTCACCCCCTACAAGCAGGGTGGCAAGATCGGCCTGTTCGGCGGTGCGGGCGTGGGCAAGACCGTTCTCATCACCGAGATGATCCGCCGTGTGGCCCAGAACCACGGTGGCGTATCGGTGTTCGCCGGCGTAGGCGAGCGCACCCGCGAAGGTACCGACCTCTTCTTGGAGATGGGTGAGTCGGGCGTGCTCGAAAAGGCGGCCCTGTGCTTCGGCCAGATGGACGAGCCCCCGGGTGTGCGCCTTCGGGTCGCGCTGTCGGCGCTGACCATGGCCGAGTACTTCCGTGATGTCCAACAGCAGGACGTGCTGTTGTTCGTGGACAACATCTTCCGTTTCACCCAGGCCGGCTCGGAGGTTTCCACCCTCCTCGGCCGCATGCCGTCAGCCGTGGGCTACCAGCCCACCCTGGCCGACGAGATGGGTGTGCTCCAGGAGCGCATCACCTCGACCCGGGGCCGCTCCATCACCTCCCTTCAGGCCGTGTACGTACCCGCGGATGACTACACCGACCCGGCGCCGTTCACGTCGTTCACCCACTTCGACGGCACCACCGAGTTGAGCCGCGACATCGCAGCGCTCGGCATCTACCCGGCTGTGGATCCTCTGGCGTCCAGCTCCACCATCCTCGCCCCCGAGATCGTCGGCGACCGCCACTACAACGTGGCTCGCAAGGTCCAGCAGGTGCTCCAGCGCTACAAGGAGCTCCAGGACATCATCGCCATCCTCGGTCTCGATGAGCTTTCCGAAGAGGACAAGGTCGTGGTTTCCCGGGCCCGGAAGGTCCAGCGCTTCCTGTCCCAGCCCATGTACGTGGCCGAGGTGTTCACCGGTCTGCCCGGTGTGACCACGCCCGTCGAGGAGACCGTCGACTCCTTCGAGCAGCTCGTCAACGGTGATCTCGACGACCTGCCCGAGCAGGCCTTCTTGAACGTGGGCGGCGCCGAAGCGGCCCGAGCCAAGGCTGCCGAGCTCCGCAAGTCTGCGGGGGAGTGA
- a CDS encoding F0F1 ATP synthase subunit epsilon encodes MTLQVQLVSPERILWAGEAEMVTARTVEGGDISFLTGHAPFVGALEVCKVTVRPAQGSDLYFAVHGGFVEISGDEVSVLSDVAEGVDQVDIDRATAARAVARKALADNPGDAEAVVALRRAEVRLEIAGVVPE; translated from the coding sequence GTGACCCTTCAGGTCCAACTGGTGTCGCCCGAGCGCATCTTGTGGGCGGGCGAGGCCGAGATGGTCACCGCTCGTACCGTAGAGGGCGGCGACATCAGCTTCCTCACCGGGCATGCTCCGTTCGTGGGGGCCCTCGAGGTCTGCAAGGTCACCGTTCGCCCCGCTCAGGGATCAGATCTGTACTTCGCCGTTCACGGTGGGTTCGTGGAGATCTCCGGTGACGAGGTGTCGGTATTGTCCGACGTGGCCGAGGGGGTCGACCAGGTCGACATCGACCGGGCCACCGCGGCCCGAGCGGTCGCTCGCAAGGCGTTGGCCGACAACCCCGGGGACGCTGAAGCGGTCGTGGCCCTCCGTCGGGCCGAGGTACGTCTCGAGATCGCTGGCGTCGTCCCCGAGTAA
- a CDS encoding DUF4178 domain-containing protein has translation MGLFNRNRTSELEAVANAPVGASVRVDGIDAVIAGTIVFENAGDRWVEHCLAVGDGRQIWVSIENFDTTVATRWEAIDAAAVTGGPDANRCGYSSTAFTRSESGTASFVSKGETGCSPNGSVDFVDFSATDGSRLGFERFGEVGARRRSIAVSGNCPNCGAGLTVDPHGRCVHCGAAATVDEGQWGDWEVRLGTDVTKSITLS, from the coding sequence ATGGGCCTCTTCAACCGAAACCGCACCTCAGAACTGGAGGCGGTAGCCAACGCCCCGGTCGGAGCCAGCGTCCGTGTCGACGGCATCGATGCGGTCATCGCCGGCACCATCGTCTTCGAGAACGCCGGCGACCGCTGGGTCGAACACTGCTTGGCTGTAGGGGACGGTCGTCAGATCTGGGTGTCGATCGAGAACTTCGACACCACGGTTGCCACGCGATGGGAAGCGATCGATGCCGCCGCGGTCACCGGTGGACCCGACGCCAACCGGTGCGGATACTCCAGCACCGCATTCACCCGCTCCGAGTCCGGTACGGCGTCGTTCGTCTCCAAGGGGGAGACCGGTTGCAGCCCGAACGGCTCGGTGGACTTCGTCGACTTCAGCGCCACCGACGGCAGCCGGCTGGGATTCGAGCGCTTCGGGGAGGTCGGTGCCCGTCGGCGATCAATCGCCGTGTCCGGCAACTGCCCCAACTGTGGCGCCGGGCTCACCGTCGACCCCCACGGCCGCTGTGTCCACTGTGGCGCGGCCGCCACGGTCGACGAGGGTCAATGGGGTGATTGGGAGGTCCGCTTGGGCACAGACGTGACGAAGTCGATCACGCTGTCCTGA